The Streptomyces sp. NBC_01268 genome segment TGATCGCGCCGACCTCCGGCACCGTCCGCGTCGCCGGGCTCACCCCGCACGCCACGGACCCGCGAACCCTGATCCGGCAGGTCGGGCTCGTCCCGCAGGAGCCCCGGGACCTGCTGTTCGCGGACACGGTGGCCGCCGAGTGCGCGGCCGCCGACGAGGACGCGGGGGCGGAGCCGGGGAGCTGCCGGGCGCTGGTGTCGGAGCTGCTGCCGGGCGTCGCGGACGAGACGCATCCGCGGGACCTGTCGGAGGGGCAGCGGCTGACGCTCGCCCTCTCCGTGGTGCTGACGGCCCGCCCGCCGCTGCTGCTGCTCGACGAGCCGACCCGCGGTCTGGACTACGCGGCCAAGGCCCGCCTGGTGGCGCGGCTGCGCGGGCTCGCGGCCGAGGGGCACGCGATCGTGCTGGCCACGCACGACGTGGAGCTGGCGGCGGAGCTGGCGCACCGGGTGGTGATCGTCGCGGGCGGCGAGGTGGTCGCGGACGGGCCGACGGCCGAGGTGGTCGTCTCCTCCCCCGCGTTCTCGCCGCAGGTCGCGAAGGTCCTGGCGCCCCAGCCGTGGCTCACCGTCGAACAGGTGGAGGCGGCGCTGTGAGCGCGCGGCCGATCCGGCTGGGCGTCCGTTCGGTCGTCGCCCTGGTCCTGGTCTCCGTCGTCGGGCTGATCGCGGTCGGCTGGCCGCTCTTCGCCGACCCGGGCTCGGCGCTGACCGACCACGCCGCCGACGCCCCCTGGTTCTTCGCCCTGCTGCTCCCCCTCCTCATCGCGGTGGTCGTGGCGACGATCGCGGACTGCGGGATGGACGCGAAGGCGGTGGCGATGCTGGGGGTGCTGGCCGCCGTGGGGGCGGCGCTGCGCCCGCTGGGGGCGGGGACGGCCGGCCTGGAGCCGATGTTCTTCCTGATGGTGCTGAGCGGCCGGGTCCTGGGACCGGGCTTCGGCTTCGTGCTGGGCGCGGTCACGATGTTCGCGTCGGCCCTGCTCACGGGGGGCGTGGGGCCGTGGATGCCGACGCAGATGCTGGCGATGGGCTGGTTCGCGATGGGCGCGGGCCTGCTGCCGGGGAGGGTGCGGGGCCGGGGCGAGCTGCTGATGCTCTCCGGCTACGGCTTCCTGGCGGCGTTCGCGTACGGCACGGTCACCAATCTCTACGGCTGGGTGACGGTCGGCGGCCTGGGGCAGGGGATCTCCTTCCAGCCGGGGGCGCCGGTGCACGAGAACCTGGTCCGGTTCCTGGCGTACGTGGTCGCGACCTCCCTCGGCTGGGACCTCGGGCGGGCCGTCCTCACGGTGGTGCTGACCCTGGCCGTCGGCGGCACCCTCCTGAAGGCGCTCCGGCGGGCCACGCGGCGCGCGAACTTC includes the following:
- a CDS encoding ECF transporter S component, whose product is MSARPIRLGVRSVVALVLVSVVGLIAVGWPLFADPGSALTDHAADAPWFFALLLPLLIAVVVATIADCGMDAKAVAMLGVLAAVGAALRPLGAGTAGLEPMFFLMVLSGRVLGPGFGFVLGAVTMFASALLTGGVGPWMPTQMLAMGWFAMGAGLLPGRVRGRGELLMLSGYGFLAAFAYGTVTNLYGWVTVGGLGQGISFQPGAPVHENLVRFLAYVVATSLGWDLGRAVLTVVLTLAVGGTLLKALRRATRRANFEAQVTFEAPERALAGEAPHRTHVTYDGK